From Candidatus Amoebophilus asiaticus 5a2, the proteins below share one genomic window:
- a CDS encoding IS5-like element ISCaa2 family transposase (programmed frameshift), whose translation MKYEQTKELEEEKFRRLTGIKRPTFDKMIAILNQANIQKRTRGGRKHKLCMEDQLLMALEYLREYRTYFHIAQSYGISESSAYKGIKWIENTLIKHPAFALPGRKALRKSECGYEVILIDATESPIERPKKKQRHFYSGKRKRHTLKSQLIVDKQSKIVICTSFTNGKRHDFRLFKESKVRINQQIEVIADTGYQGLNKLHAKTKLPKKRTRKHPLTKQERRSNALLASQRVLNENVIAMLKRFKILSDRYRNRRKRFGLRFNLIAAIHNYELSI comes from the exons ATGAAATATGAGCAAACAAAGGAGTTAGAAGAAGAGAAATTCCGTCGTTTAACAGGTATTAAACGTCCTACATTTGACAAAATGATAGCTATACTTAACCAAGCTAACATACAGAAAAGGACCCGCGGTGGGCGTAAGCATAAACTTTGTATGGAAGACCAGTTGTTAATGGCTTTAGAATATCTAAGGGAATACCGCACTTATTTTCATATAGCACAAAGTTATGGCATTAGTGAGAGTAGTGCATACAAGGGAATAAAGTGGATAGAAAACACTTTAATCAAGCATCCAGCCTTTGCTCTGCCTGGTAGGAAAGCCCTACGCAAAAGTGAGTGTGGGTATGAGGTTATACTAATAGATGCTACAGAAAGCCCTATTGAGCGACCTA AAAAAAAGCAAAGACACTTTTACTCTGGAAAAAGAAAAAGGCATACACTCAAAAGTCAACTTATTGTCGACAAGCAAAGCAAAATAGTAATATGCACCAGTTTTACAAATGGAAAACGGCATGACTTTCGCTTGTTCAAAGAGTCTAAAGTTCGCATTAATCAACAAATAGAAGTAATAGCAGATACAGGCTATCAGGGTTTAAACAAACTACATGCGAAAACAAAACTTCCTAAAAAGCGAACTCGCAAGCACCCTTTAACTAAACAGGAGAGAAGAAGCAATGCCCTATTAGCCAGCCAAAGGGTACTTAATGAAAATGTTATCGCCATGCTTAAACGCTTTAAAATCCTTTCTGATAGATATCGTAATAGAAGAAAACGCTTTGGCCTTAGGTTTAATTTAATAGCCGCAATCCATAATTATGAACTCTCAATTTAA
- a CDS encoding IS5/IS1182 family transposase: MHLTYARISKHPYNFRRITGLRLETFEQLVLKVRPVFEELESSKLRHGRMSHLPTLEDKLLCVLMYYRTYISHVFLGYLFNLHNANICRLLRKMEPLLAKKISIKKDRSLTSEKVLRILADVSEQPTQRPSKKQKKSYSGKKKRHTIKTEIVIREDGKILSVSKSHKGRVHDFKIRKGEKLLPKESLKLADSGYQGWQKIQSNVMIPYKKSRKRPLTKEQKEHNRKLSSIRMKVEHKIREIKVFKIMSEVYRNFQNKYNLRFNIISGLINFKHAF; this comes from the coding sequence ATGCATTTAACCTACGCGAGGATAAGCAAACATCCCTATAACTTTAGAAGAATAACTGGCTTGAGACTAGAAACCTTTGAGCAATTAGTTTTAAAAGTAAGGCCTGTATTTGAAGAGCTAGAATCAAGCAAGCTGCGCCATGGTAGGATGAGTCATTTACCTACCTTGGAAGATAAATTGCTCTGTGTACTCATGTATTATCGCACTTATATTAGCCATGTGTTTTTAGGCTATTTGTTTAACTTACACAACGCTAACATATGCCGCTTGCTAAGAAAAATGGAGCCATTACTAGCTAAGAAGATTAGCATTAAAAAAGATCGCAGCTTAACCTCAGAAAAGGTATTGCGCATATTAGCAGATGTGAGTGAACAGCCTACGCAAAGGCCTAGTAAAAAGCAAAAGAAATCATATTCAGGCAAGAAAAAGAGACATACTATAAAAACAGAGATAGTTATTAGAGAAGATGGAAAGATACTCTCTGTATCCAAATCTCATAAAGGAAGAGTGCATGACTTTAAAATCCGTAAAGGAGAAAAACTCTTACCTAAAGAAAGCTTAAAGCTAGCAGATAGTGGTTATCAAGGCTGGCAAAAGATACAGAGCAATGTCATGATACCCTACAAAAAGAGCCGTAAGCGGCCATTAACCAAGGAGCAGAAAGAACATAACAGAAAGCTATCCTCCATACGTATGAAGGTAGAGCATAAGATAAGAGAGATCAAGGTATTTAAGATTATGTCAGAAGTTTACCGTAACTTTCAGAACAAATATAACCTGCGCTTTAATATTATATCCGGGCTTATAAACTTCAAGCATGCTTTTTAA
- the rnr gene encoding ribonuclease R, whose product MSQKQKNKQAKKHNNIRLPDQHRLLLAFLEAAAGKGFTFSSLIKHFKGNLSKENIKEALADLVIQGAIERRDRGKFLVPFNIDKLPYVVGKVDYVNPGYAYVVVGDGQQDVLVRQKDLLYALDGDVVKVAITKQENGTKGHPVGRVVEILEQNKNKWVGTVQQQGSVTFVLPISRRMHYDIFVRPENLKKAKHNDRVVVELVKRPTTSKNPEGRIIEVFGPMGENDVEIHTIMAEFNLPTQFPENVLAETSAISIDIPKEEIAARKDFREVFTITIDPEDAKDFDDALSLKILPNGHIEVGVHIADVSYYVQENSLVDQEAFERGTSVYLVDRTIPMIPERLSNELCSLKPHEDRPAFSAVFELDKQGSLHHEWFGETVIHSDQRLSYEEAQQAITQPTHSLHEQITTLNNLAKKLRADRFKSGAINFDTPSVKFQLDKQGRPLSILPKVSEDSHRLIEEFMLLANKRVALHVRRMKQGKQFPTFVYRTHDQPNLERLGDFALFVKQFGYSIKAEPQEIAQSINVLSEGLAGKPEAHIIQTLAIRLMAKALYTTEAKPHFGLAFEHYTHFTSPIRRYPDLLVHRLLKKYLKGEFYFEEAIYEKKCQHASERERVAADAERASIKYKQVELMQTLQGKRLKGVISSLMEWGIYVELLDILCEGMIRLSDLTDDYYVLDKKGFKLVGERTKKVYQLGDLVEVEIKACDISKRTVDLWLVG is encoded by the coding sequence ATGTCTCAAAAACAAAAAAATAAACAAGCAAAAAAACACAACAATATTCGTTTGCCTGATCAGCACCGTTTGTTGCTAGCATTCTTGGAAGCTGCTGCTGGAAAAGGTTTCACTTTTAGTAGCTTGATCAAGCATTTTAAAGGTAATTTGTCTAAAGAAAATATTAAAGAAGCGCTGGCCGACCTAGTCATACAAGGAGCTATTGAACGCCGTGACAGGGGTAAGTTTTTAGTGCCTTTTAACATAGACAAGCTTCCTTATGTAGTGGGTAAAGTAGATTATGTAAATCCTGGTTATGCTTATGTTGTGGTAGGCGATGGACAGCAAGATGTATTGGTACGCCAAAAAGATTTACTTTATGCACTAGATGGAGATGTCGTTAAGGTAGCTATTACAAAACAAGAAAATGGTACAAAAGGGCACCCAGTGGGTCGTGTTGTAGAAATATTGGAGCAGAATAAGAATAAGTGGGTAGGGACAGTACAGCAGCAAGGATCAGTAACCTTTGTGTTACCTATTAGTAGGCGTATGCATTATGATATTTTTGTAAGGCCAGAAAATCTAAAAAAAGCGAAGCATAATGATCGGGTAGTTGTAGAATTGGTTAAAAGACCTACTACTTCTAAGAATCCAGAAGGAAGAATAATAGAAGTATTTGGCCCTATGGGTGAAAATGATGTAGAAATTCATACCATTATGGCTGAATTTAACTTGCCTACTCAGTTTCCTGAAAATGTATTAGCAGAAACGTCAGCTATATCAATCGATATTCCTAAAGAAGAGATAGCTGCAAGGAAGGATTTTAGAGAAGTATTTACAATAACTATTGATCCGGAGGATGCCAAGGATTTTGATGATGCTCTATCACTAAAAATATTGCCCAATGGCCATATCGAAGTAGGCGTACATATTGCTGATGTGAGTTATTATGTGCAAGAAAATAGCCTGGTTGATCAGGAAGCTTTTGAACGTGGTACATCTGTATATTTAGTTGATAGAACTATACCTATGATTCCGGAAAGGCTTTCTAATGAGCTTTGTTCTTTGAAGCCTCATGAGGACAGACCTGCGTTTTCGGCTGTATTTGAGCTGGACAAACAAGGGAGTTTGCACCATGAATGGTTTGGGGAAACGGTTATTCACTCAGACCAGCGTCTTAGTTATGAGGAAGCTCAACAAGCGATTACACAGCCAACCCACAGCTTGCATGAGCAAATAACCACGTTAAACAATTTAGCTAAGAAATTACGTGCTGATAGGTTTAAAAGTGGGGCCATTAATTTTGATACGCCGAGCGTTAAATTTCAGCTAGATAAGCAAGGTAGGCCGTTGAGTATACTTCCCAAAGTAAGCGAAGATAGCCATAGGCTTATTGAAGAGTTTATGTTACTCGCCAATAAACGGGTGGCTTTACATGTGCGACGTATGAAGCAAGGTAAACAATTTCCTACTTTTGTATATAGAACGCATGATCAACCGAATTTAGAAAGATTAGGAGATTTTGCGCTTTTTGTTAAGCAGTTTGGTTATTCTATTAAAGCTGAACCACAGGAAATTGCCCAATCTATTAATGTGCTTTCTGAAGGTTTGGCTGGTAAGCCCGAGGCCCATATTATACAGACGCTAGCCATTCGTCTAATGGCTAAAGCATTATACACTACAGAAGCTAAACCTCATTTTGGGCTGGCTTTTGAACACTATACTCATTTTACTTCTCCTATTAGGCGTTATCCTGACTTATTAGTACACCGGTTGCTTAAAAAATATCTGAAAGGTGAATTTTATTTTGAAGAAGCTATATATGAGAAGAAATGCCAACATGCTTCTGAACGTGAACGCGTGGCTGCAGATGCAGAACGTGCTTCTATCAAATATAAACAGGTAGAGTTAATGCAAACTTTACAGGGAAAACGTTTAAAAGGTGTTATAAGTAGCTTGATGGAGTGGGGCATTTATGTGGAACTCTTGGATATCCTGTGTGAGGGAATGATTCGCTTGTCTGATTTGACAGACGACTACTATGTGCTGGATAAAAAAGGATTTAAGTTGGTAGGGGAGCGCACTAAAAAGGTTTACCAGTTAGGCGATTTGGTAGAAGTTGAAATTAAAGCTTGTGATATTTCTAAAAGGACTGTTGACTTATGGTTGGTTGGATAA
- a CDS encoding SPOR domain-containing protein, with protein MITSSSAIARPKKANTTSRATTTKKQPAKATQSNAKTLKAELKEWGKRKKSLKPLQLKELIEENHKLRMQNQTLNTNVKDLNGSIKGLESKLRETIKTELMREKANAAVRDLAELPEGSYTVDKATGQVFIGGILDERYGVDKETGVPFIKGILFKVQIGANKDLDLKEVLVDEVHHENLEQEKDNNLYKYTIGHFRNYWEANKLKKGLRAMGIKLAWIVPYKDGKRVLLKEVLPVVIEQKNKKKAK; from the coding sequence ATGATAACTAGTTCTTCAGCTATAGCACGCCCTAAAAAAGCTAATACTACTTCTAGAGCTACTACTACCAAGAAGCAGCCAGCAAAAGCTACACAATCCAATGCAAAAACTCTAAAAGCTGAGTTAAAAGAATGGGGGAAGCGTAAAAAATCTTTAAAACCCCTACAATTAAAAGAGCTTATTGAAGAAAATCATAAGCTTAGAATGCAAAATCAAACACTCAATACAAATGTAAAAGACCTGAATGGAAGTATAAAAGGTTTAGAAAGCAAGCTTAGAGAAACCATTAAAACAGAGTTAATGCGAGAAAAAGCCAATGCTGCCGTAAGAGACTTAGCCGAATTGCCAGAAGGCAGCTATACAGTTGACAAAGCTACAGGACAAGTATTTATTGGTGGAATATTGGATGAAAGATACGGGGTTGATAAAGAAACAGGTGTACCATTTATCAAAGGAATTCTTTTTAAAGTACAAATAGGTGCTAATAAAGACTTAGATCTAAAAGAAGTACTGGTTGATGAAGTACATCATGAAAATTTAGAACAAGAAAAGGACAATAATCTATATAAGTACACAATTGGTCATTTTAGAAATTACTGGGAAGCTAATAAACTGAAGAAAGGATTAAGAGCTATGGGTATAAAACTAGCTTGGATAGTACCTTATAAAGACGGTAAACGTGTGCTATTGAAAGAGGTATTACCTGTTGTAATAGAACAAAAGAACAAGAAAAAGGCTAAATAG
- the tnpA gene encoding IS200/IS605-like element ISCaa10 family transposase, producing the protein MSKYIHKSHNVTVLLYHLVLPAKYRRVVFDKEVDEALKEICIKIEERYQIKFLEIGTDKDHVYMLVQSVPTYSITKLVTLIKSLTAREIFKLCRQVKKQLWGGEFWSDGYFATTVGKHGDEKMIARYVQNQGNTYEMLYESRQLRLF; encoded by the coding sequence GTGAGTAAATATATCCATAAGAGTCATAATGTAACAGTGTTGTTGTATCATTTGGTCTTACCAGCAAAATATAGGCGTGTAGTTTTTGATAAGGAAGTAGATGAAGCCTTGAAAGAAATTTGTATTAAGATTGAAGAGCGTTATCAAATTAAGTTTTTAGAAATAGGAACCGATAAAGACCATGTATATATGCTGGTACAGAGCGTTCCAACATATAGCATAACCAAACTCGTAACGCTAATCAAAAGTCTTACGGCAAGGGAAATATTCAAGCTGTGTCGGCAAGTAAAGAAGCAATTATGGGGTGGGGAGTTTTGGAGTGATGGATATTTTGCAACTACTGTAGGTAAGCATGGAGATGAGAAGATGATAGCGCGTTATGTGCAAAATCAAGGTAATACGTATGAGATGTTATACGAGAGTAGGCAGCTAAGGTTGTTTTGA
- a CDS encoding ankyrin repeat domain-containing protein, protein MYHDGWVTPLHLAAEKGNYSIVDLLIARGADIHAKDNNGLNALYKAHKNQHEEVVGLLKSKTIYPLHEAIINWDQEEIERLLALGADINFIDSDSNSALHIAIEQANILLGKQLSAIGISLTNTNAKDIGTNSLVYKSIQSLQKPYNQVIKLLIEKGASIESLKGCSSAKGLFKYMNPLCLAIKYGNIEIAKELLTRGAKINLVNSKCQLPLHAAAKSGDLQIFNLLIAYGADKNALDYNGNTLLHTVAKGGSLKLILRLLDEGFKVDVCSKKKITPLELAAKKGNLEVFILLQERQITNDRGIFNTSSLSRRPLLNFAAEGGNVELVKLLLHQGASIRERDDSGETPFHLAAREGHLEVIKLLLQKEQQETNPLTSDQGLLPFMGDYTLPLFTPLFTGGNGLPPFLDNYVSLSLMNDRGLPLSLKNRLGEVPLHIAVRKGYVEIVRLLLEYGVDVNTKSSISQRSKSPLYIAAGKGHVEIVKLLLKHGANINDMNQVPLYAAAKKGHTELVRLLLEHGADVNGMYHPLNEDDPPLYIAVEKGHIEVVKLLELLRKR, encoded by the coding sequence ATATATCACGATGGCTGGGTTACTCCGTTACACCTAGCAGCCGAGAAAGGTAATTATAGCATAGTGGATTTATTAATAGCAAGGGGAGCAGATATTCATGCTAAGGATAATAATGGGCTAAATGCACTTTACAAAGCGCACAAAAACCAGCATGAAGAAGTAGTTGGCTTGTTAAAGTCGAAAACTATTTATCCGTTGCATGAAGCTATTATAAATTGGGACCAAGAAGAGATAGAACGCTTATTAGCGTTAGGAGCTGATATCAATTTTATAGATTCAGATAGCAACTCAGCTTTGCATATAGCTATTGAACAAGCTAATATACTATTGGGTAAACAGTTGTCGGCTATAGGTATTTCTCTTACTAATACTAATGCTAAAGATATTGGCACGAACAGCCTTGTTTATAAAAGTATTCAGTCTCTACAGAAGCCTTATAACCAAGTAATAAAGCTGTTGATAGAAAAAGGAGCTAGCATAGAATCATTAAAAGGATGTTCTAGTGCTAAGGGCTTGTTTAAATATATGAATCCTTTGTGTCTAGCAATTAAATACGGCAATATAGAAATCGCAAAGGAATTGTTAACTCGTGGTGCAAAGATAAACCTTGTGAATTCAAAATGTCAGTTGCCATTACACGCAGCTGCCAAAAGCGGTGATTTGCAAATATTTAATTTGCTAATAGCATATGGAGCTGATAAAAATGCTTTAGATTATAATGGTAATACTTTACTGCATACTGTAGCAAAAGGAGGTAGCCTAAAGTTAATCCTAAGGTTGTTGGATGAAGGGTTCAAGGTTGATGTTTGCAGTAAGAAAAAAATTACACCACTGGAACTAGCTGCTAAGAAGGGTAACTTAGAAGTATTTATACTATTACAAGAACGTCAAATAACTAATGATAGAGGTATTTTTAACACTTCTTCTTTATCTAGAAGACCTTTATTGAATTTTGCAGCCGAAGGAGGTAATGTGGAGTTGGTTAAGCTATTATTGCACCAAGGAGCTAGCATAAGAGAGAGGGATGATTCGGGCGAAACCCCATTTCACTTAGCTGCTAGAGAAGGACATTTAGAAGTTATAAAGTTGTTATTGCAAAAAGAACAACAAGAAACTAATCCACTTACGAGTGATCAAGGATTGCTTCCATTTATGGGTGACTATACATTGCCTTTATTTACGCCTTTATTTACGGGTGGTAATGGATTGCCTCCATTTCTAGATAATTATGTATCTCTTTCACTTATGAATGACCGTGGATTGCCTTTATCACTTAAGAATAGGCTTGGAGAGGTTCCGTTACATATAGCTGTTAGGAAAGGATATGTAGAAATTGTGCGATTGTTATTAGAATATGGGGTTGATGTAAATACGAAAAGTAGCATAAGTCAACGCTCAAAGTCTCCTTTATATATAGCTGCTGGAAAAGGACATGTAGAAATTGTAAAGTTGTTACTAAAACATGGGGCTAATATAAATGATATGAATCAAGTTCCTTTGTATGCAGCTGCTAAAAAAGGACATACAGAACTTGTAAGGTTGCTGCTAGAGCATGGGGCTGATGTAAATGGTATGTATCATCCTTTAAATGAGGATGATCCTCCATTATACATAGCAGTTGAAAAAGGACATATAGAAGTAGTGAAATTATTAGAGCTGCTGCGAAAGAGATAA
- the rmuC gene encoding DNA recombination protein RmuC produces the protein MVPVYILLALAIGLLIGWHITSSYLKVQTKSLQTQLSGTQQQLEETKLVLSQAQAQELQLSTQLAKLETINNNLATQLTEQKQEVNKMEEKLSIQFKNLANELLEEKSKKFTAQNKENLEALLKPLGERIQAFEKQVEQTNKEDLERNVALRTEITRLYTLNMQITKEAENLAKAIKGDTKTQGNWGEFILESILEKSGLIKDREYVIQASFVTEEGKRYQPDVVIKLPTEKHLIVDAKVSLINYEQFFNTEQEEEKVQQLKKHLSSVRRHISSLSEKNYQAEYSLQGLDFVIMFIPIEPAFSLVVQHDHAIFSEAYEKNIIIVSPSTLIATLRTISNIWKQEYQNQNALEIAQQSGALYDKFVGFIEDLKQIGRQLDITQKSYVEAMKKLYDGKGNLVTRVEKIKSLGARATKAIDQQLLDRAEVR, from the coding sequence TTGGTACCAGTATATATTTTACTAGCACTCGCTATAGGCCTCCTAATAGGTTGGCATATAACATCTTCTTACTTAAAAGTTCAAACCAAATCTTTACAGACCCAGCTTAGTGGTACACAACAGCAATTAGAAGAAACCAAACTAGTACTTTCTCAAGCACAAGCACAAGAATTACAGCTAAGCACCCAGCTAGCCAAGCTAGAAACTATTAACAATAATCTTGCTACTCAGTTAACAGAGCAAAAGCAAGAAGTAAATAAAATGGAAGAAAAGCTCTCTATACAATTTAAAAATTTAGCTAATGAGCTATTGGAAGAAAAGAGCAAAAAGTTCACTGCCCAGAATAAAGAAAACTTAGAAGCACTACTAAAACCACTTGGCGAGCGCATACAAGCTTTCGAAAAACAGGTAGAACAAACCAACAAAGAAGATTTAGAAAGAAATGTAGCCCTACGTACGGAAATTACTAGACTGTATACCCTTAATATGCAGATTACCAAGGAAGCAGAAAACCTCGCAAAAGCAATCAAGGGAGATACAAAAACACAAGGTAATTGGGGAGAGTTTATTCTGGAAAGTATATTAGAGAAGTCAGGACTTATCAAAGACCGAGAGTATGTTATACAAGCTTCGTTTGTTACTGAAGAAGGAAAAAGGTATCAGCCCGATGTAGTTATCAAGCTTCCTACAGAAAAACATTTGATTGTTGACGCCAAAGTTTCCCTTATTAACTATGAGCAGTTTTTTAATACAGAGCAAGAAGAAGAAAAAGTCCAACAATTAAAAAAACATCTAAGTTCAGTTAGAAGACATATTAGTTCGCTAAGCGAAAAGAATTACCAAGCGGAATATAGCTTACAAGGGCTCGACTTTGTTATTATGTTTATTCCCATAGAACCTGCATTTAGCCTGGTTGTGCAGCATGACCATGCAATTTTTAGTGAAGCATATGAAAAAAATATTATCATTGTATCTCCTTCTACCCTCATTGCCACACTAAGAACTATTTCGAATATTTGGAAACAAGAGTATCAAAATCAAAATGCCTTAGAAATAGCTCAACAGAGTGGAGCTCTATATGATAAATTTGTAGGGTTTATAGAAGACCTCAAGCAAATAGGACGGCAACTAGACATAACCCAAAAATCTTATGTAGAAGCCATGAAAAAGCTATATGATGGCAAAGGCAATTTAGTAACCCGCGTAGAAAAAATAAAATCTTTAGGCGCTAGGGCTACCAAGGCAATAGACCAGCAATTACTAGATCGAGCAGAGGTAAGGTAA
- a CDS encoding ComF family protein: protein MLRDFVNLLFPNYCLSCQEVLIKSEQWLCTNCFFELPQTNYHLALDNPVAQKFYGRVPITYAMALYKFRSGNRVQQLIHHLKYGNKPAIGELLGEIYASYLLQKTWDSNFDCIVPVPLHPHRVRERGYNQSDYFAKGIAALLEIPWYNNCLQRIKHTSTQTQKGKEERLYNLRDAFYVVNTSLIQGKHVLLVDDIITTGATLEACALPLLAAGAKEVSIAAIGVVE, encoded by the coding sequence ATGCTACGTGATTTTGTTAATCTACTATTTCCTAACTATTGTTTGTCTTGCCAAGAGGTACTTATTAAGAGCGAGCAATGGCTATGTACCAACTGTTTTTTTGAACTACCTCAAACCAATTATCACTTAGCGCTTGATAATCCTGTAGCACAAAAATTTTATGGGAGGGTTCCGATTACCTATGCCATGGCATTGTATAAGTTCAGGTCAGGCAATCGTGTACAGCAGTTAATACATCATCTGAAATATGGTAATAAGCCAGCCATTGGAGAACTGCTGGGGGAAATTTATGCATCATATTTATTACAAAAAACTTGGGATAGCAATTTTGATTGTATTGTGCCGGTCCCTTTGCATCCCCATCGTGTACGTGAGCGAGGTTATAATCAGAGTGACTACTTTGCTAAAGGTATAGCTGCTTTACTAGAAATTCCTTGGTACAATAACTGCCTACAGCGTATTAAACATACTAGTACGCAAACACAAAAAGGTAAGGAGGAGCGACTATACAATCTAAGAGATGCTTTTTATGTAGTAAATACCTCTCTTATTCAAGGTAAACATGTGTTATTAGTAGATGATATTATTACTACAGGAGCTACTCTAGAAGCTTGTGCCTTACCACTTTTAGCGGCAGGAGCTAAGGAAGTTAGTATAGCAGCTATTGGTGTTGTAGAGTAA